Below is a genomic region from Hevea brasiliensis isolate MT/VB/25A 57/8 chromosome 3, ASM3005281v1, whole genome shotgun sequence.
TAGGATAAAGACCTTCGCATGGAAGGCGGAGGACATCAAAGGAGTGGATCCAACTATAATAACCCACAGGTTGAATGTTGATCCAGAAGCTAAGCCAGTCTAACAAAAGAAGAGGCATTTTGCACCAGAACAATAAAAGATAATTGAAAcagaaattaagaaattattgGATGCACGTTTAATTCAGGAAGTAAAATACCCAACCTAGATAACCAATGTTGTCCTGGTAAAAAGGGCGAATCGAAAATGGCAAATGTGCATCAACTAGACAAACTTAGATGTGCATTTATCTTCGCTCTAATACCAGCAAGCCATTAtagattatttaaaaaaaaaaaccctctcAACACACTCTTTAAGCAATTTAAGTCGCTAATGCATTCTTAATAACATGATAAAACTCCATATAAAAAGAAAGCAATTTTTGCCACAAACAAAGACCAGACGAACATCAATAGTATGatcaaatttttagaataaaactAAAAAATCCTGACAAACAAAAACTTTTTCCACTGCCATCTTACAATGATCCCTTAACGGTTAGCTTTGGCAACTCTTTTAATCTCATCCTTTTTGTTGATGGCATAACTGAATACACAGGGTCATGACAAGAAGTAAGCATAAAAGATATTGATTGTTCTGAAGATGAGAGAATGAATGGTCTTGATGTTTTTGAAAGCAGCCTCAAGAGCACTAGTGGTATGGAGATAGATGGCATGGTTAACATGCCTCAAAGGGGAGATATCCACAGCCTGACGCCTGATAACACCAGCAGAACCAATTCGAGTGGCATCTTCCCGGGGCCCACTATAGTAATACAACATAGATAGAAACAAAGAAAAAATTGAGTCAAATAGGTAAAAAGTCAGCAAACATAAAATCCAAAGGTCTATAAAAATAGGGACGTCATGTAATGAAATTTAAACATCCAGATTAAACCCAACATCTGATTAGATACTAGCATAAAACCAGATAATGCACCTGTTAATCACGGCATCCATAATAACTTGGATTGGGTTTTGATCAGCTAGAAGATGAATGATTTCCATGGCATGTTTCACAATCCTAATTGCTATAAGTTTTTTCCCATTGTTTCTATCGTGCACCATCAATGTGTTTGTAAGCCTCTCCACAATTGAGCACTGGGCCTTCTTGAAATGCTTAACTGAGTACCTCCCAGCAGTGTGTGGAACATAGGTTGAATGCTTGGCTAGTTGGACTCTAATGtagtctgtcacaccctactcctcataagatgtaatatgtttccgtagtacacctaatgaattaccgtacttcacctaccggtaacccattcaatatgctacaagggattttaaaataattttcgttcattttggaattggtgggtaaaatttttttttttcaaatattaaaaacctttatttaaagtccaaacataaatcaaatttttggatatttaagatttccgcaatttttacaaaaatttcagcagagtgctgtctatattttgagaaaacagctcttcaaaacctgaaaataaaaacactcccaatatttttctcaatcacaacttcatttgcaaccaccaaacttcaaatcaacaacaatggcaacacttcaactcaaaatccaaatttcaaatcaaaaattaataactcaaaacatttcataaactcatacaCATtgcaatttaaatatttaatttacattcactattaaatttacaaacacaaaatctcaaaaataatattattacaattttatctgtacaactgctcaaactacagagatacatatgcatactatcatatttacagcaaactaaactactagggtatagacaatacccgtacagaaattcttcaaccgtgctcctctttgactgtagcagctcactctactgctatgtccttttttctatctgcgacagcaagttaaagctatcgctgagtatataaatactcagtggtacacaataaagaataaaatgtataatataaaacatttatgaacaaatcatcattcaaaatctcataatcgcatttcacaatttctttctcaaattacatttataacaaatcataatttcaagcttaatatagcacaacttgatcaaacaatttaataaacgtagtgttgccaaacaataacacaacttaggccatgacacaaaattttcgaacatgccgtgtgtacatcacgacaaagcatactcaccccactaatcgaaatcaatgagggaggtggctagctagctaatgagtactcatccaagctcgcccctcagactggaaagccagagagggaggaaagtgatcaaatatcaaactcaccccacaagtggaggaggaacatattaatattgtcatgccaagtgtgaattaaaaacaatttaaatcaagttattcaaatattttatacaattcacaaatcaggtttcattctaaacttttcagtacaaggtaggcaacacactatttttcaaataagattttcaaagtcataactaaattcaaaagcatattgttcaaatatttcatacaaatcaataaataattttcattccaaatttccattgtagaataggcaacacaacattctcgagattcataatgaacaaaacacattcacaatatataacaaatcaatttccattatgaaaactataatttaaaaatttttgtgcacaaacctgatgcgagtcgcctatcggccttgactcgatttctcgggttctttcccggtgttcttttccactgaaacacacagtttcacagtgtttcagtatcataacttagtataaatccaacaattaattcataaatacttaattctagcccaaatatgcttaaactaacgttcttggaaattttcatttcgaaattactattcactacactattcaagtcaatttgttgactttctaaggcttaataggtatgggaattccaaattcacccacataccacattttggtcactaaatttgttggttttggttgttttctcaaaacttaggtcttttaggcaaaattgccaattttcagttttggagtcctaagttgcactgttccattggtcactttactgttggaatttggtaaaactttcttcatagaaaatgttccctaatgtcttaagtttattctcctttttgaataaccccaattggagttttgtagctcaagttatggccatttgaaccatgactgccggattggattcaacccagaattctgggcaatttttggtgctggtagatttgggtcaccaacttgaggtggccaaatgacttggttaatggaataatttgggtttgtgttcttcatgaaagttttaggtctatatctcatctaaccactagtaaaatttcaggtcattttgacttgcctagctcaagttatgaccaaatgaacaaacactgttcatttggtcagtttgtacagggcagcctgcaattttctaactttggtcaatttgttcactaggttttagtcactttttgggcatgcttcctatatgaaaattgtgtcatttagtgtctattttcatttccaattggtcccataccaattggaaatttcatttttagtccttcaaagttgaattggtcatgctgccagcagcatgaccacactccctccgaatttggctttcattcaaacacttctaacacacttaattaggtcacaaatgaccatttctcacttcacattaggtcaaagacactatttacaagtttctcacatttttgtctctaaccctaagtccaaaaccctagttcacaatttctttgcatttaaccaaatctaaatatttcaatctcattaccacattcacataagcttacctaacatattaaattcaatcaaaacacatgcttttcatcacaaaccctagctgccagaatttccatctagtcctccaacaattaatttcttttcattttaagcatatttccatgttcttcatgctataaatacttaaattaaactataatttccaagtttagctactaaccttgaatgcagaattttcaatctcccttttcttaattttctccttctttctttcccttgaatcttcttttctagttgcccaaacaaactttaaccatggtaagacaattttctatggtgggattttgtaGTCTTCAAGCTTAAAGATGAGCTTCAATGGTGATTTTTGGTGAGGAAGGGAGAAAATAGATGGGTCacatttttttgaagaagaagatgactttatttttcttttcttttcttttcttttatgtcttaagaagatcaaaaatctaattaattaaatatattaattattatttttatggcatcattgatgtcatcacctttttaactttttcattttcttttttttattatttatttttctattagttctttaatttaattcccgactccgaaattttcttttccccaattttatttgacagttaggtcaggagtcagctctcggggtcaattgaccaaattgcccctcgccgattcaacccggtttgtaaataattcaatatttcttttggctccctgacctaattatttgactgacttaataattctttttcgtgattttctcttttccactgtgttcgtaatggtcctaaggaccgcagcgtcacattttacggttcgaaattcgagtttaaatcgacttcgtagtcgttcccgagaaggtcacccatcgctgtgactctcggctcgtttaacttcttatgttttgtttttcttatttatacttaactaattggcaattactaattatttgtgtttatagcttatctagttgtcttaaaggtggttctaatccccttaattgtccgaaccgacaccggtcaccggaacagtgaaatatacctagctatacaaataggggtgttaaatAGTCACTCAAGGAAATATCATTAACTTGATGCACAAAAAAATTCTCTAGTATCCCATTTGAAAAGATAGAATTCAACATATCAATTTTAAATATCACAACAATATGGCCCCAAGCACACAGATTTAAACCAATCATATTAAATGTTCAAGATTCAAAGGGCACATCATATGCTCATAAGGCAGCAACCATCAATTTAAGCCAAAGTTCATCAAACTATATAAGCCCAAAAAGAGGGGGGAAAAACCACCATATTAAACTCTCTTTTCAGTTTTTATTAGGTAAGCTTCTTCGAGTGCAAGATCAAATCTTCACGAGACGCTCTTTTTAAATTTTTCGATTCGGCAGTTAGATTCGAACCCACCTCACTTACTTACTTCACCAACCACGTCACACCAATAACTTCACGGCGTGGAAAAAAAGTGGCGTGAGGTGGTGTAAAAGGGTTCTCTCAATAAGGATTTAaatttaattcacaaaaaggACCTTGTGAAGTCGCAGGTCGTCGTCTCTGAAAGGTACGGGGCAAAGAAGCCACCCACGAGGGGCTGAGACGGGCCCCCCTGCCTGGTGTGACAAAAACAACAACGAGCTATGATATTTCAAAAAATGGGTAGTGTTCAAGATAGACACAACAAAGCAAATGATAACAAATACCTATCACAATTTCACTAAAGCACAAGAAACAACTTAGATGGGTGTGTGCCCTACTATGTCTGCATAAGGCTACTTACATTACATACAAGTACAATTAAGCCCAACAAGTTGGGCCTGCAACAAGACAAGCAAAAGTAACCTACAAACTTATATCTCCATGCCACAGCTACATACTTCCTAACCATAATATTATTATCACAATACTTTAACCTCTTGCCTCAATTGAAAATTGCAAGAAGGCACATAAACCAAACAAATTACCTAGAATTGTGGTCATCATTCAACCTGTATATTTATTAAGAACATccctaacaaaaaaaaaaattacaggaAAATTTTCATAGTTAGAAAAAACCAAATTCAAGTTAGAACTTAAAAAACTACCCCACATTCACAATTGGTAGGCACAAAGCAAAACAGAATGaatcttaaaagaaaaaaaaaagagacaaaaGCAACAAACTCAGAACTCCACACAATCTCTAATATCTATGACATTTCATTTAAAATGATAATATTCAATAGGCTAAACAAAATTCTATTCCAAACATAAGAACTGGACAAAGAAAACCTTTAACCACTAAAGATTACTCAAAACACAGAGTAGCAGATCAAACGATAAATAAAAACATTATAATAACACAGATCTACACATACATATAATTGCAAATAAGATTTAACCATGACCTAATCCAAACATTAATCAGGCAAAAAACACAtttattacaataaaaaaaataattaaaatgattgaAAGTGAATAGGAGAAGCAACTTATAACCTGAACTTCCTCAAAGGTCCATCTGTAGAAGAGTTTAATCTCGTTGTAAGGCTGAATAGGTTCTATTGTCACTATTGCCACCGCCAAAGCTACAGCCATTGCTTACTTGTAAACATAATACATTATGGTAAGTAAACAAGAGAGAGGTTCCAGAGTAGCCAAAAGAGAATAGTAGCAAGATATAGGCTACAAAACCTATGATTCCAAGAGTTGAAGGGAGTGTGCGAGAAGATAAAGAAGCGGCTTAGCTACCAGCACAGTGAACAAAGGAGAGCTTCTATGATGAAACCCTAATTTATAGTAGTGCAACTAGGGTTAAGGGTTTTGTTAGGAATATATCTTTGTTTTTGCGAGCTTGGGCTGGAGCCGTTATCCTCGGCctccttaaaaaaaaaactttttttaatTTCCATTTTTCTTTAACACTCTGTTTGGCCTTTTAGAATTAAAAAGAGGAATAGTCAGTGCCACTCCTTTCCTCTCTCTGTGTCGCCATCTACCTCTTGAGGTGTGATTCACTTGTATATTTGGTTGTTTAATAATGATTCACCcgtgtttaattttttttccccttagatttttttttataattattacttAAAAGTCTCTCAATTTTATGagttttatttcataaaaataactcaattttaatttttttctttcttaaaaCTCATTAAACTTCAATTTGAGTATCATTAAAGTCATTGTAATCGACTATTGCAGGTTTTCAAGTTAATACGGATTAATTTTTCACTCATAATCACTCAActttatatattttttcaatatCATTACTGAACTTAAATTTCTTTCTTAAAATTCAATCTTCCTCAATTtcaatttgaataaatttaaaattcctaTTACCTATAATTGTAAGTTTATAGgttatcatgaaaaataaaaaagaaaatctcTCTTTACATCTCTCATAATTTTActtctttttaataaaattttaataaattttgaatgaTTATACTGACAATAATTTATTCACACGAACCACATCATGTAATACTCTAGAGATTtaagaaatatataatttattaagttcattattttaatattttttaatataagtggatatatattttacaatttaaaatttaaatttttactattaAAATTGAGTGCATTTAGTGCGTAATACTATTTATCTGTaatttgaatgaataaatgaaataattatattttatatagaaTGCcaccaattatttaatttttccctccaaattacaaataaaaagtattatattaaatatactcaaattcaataattaaagattaaatttaaaacttttaaaataaatctcaaaatgtattcaaaatattaaaacaatcaaatcaataattatatattcaTAAATTTATGAAGCATTGCATAATTAATATATGTGTGTGTTAgtgtaaatatttgaaatttattaaaaatatgaaattaagagagaaataatttttaatttatggtAACTTGTAAATCTTCAATTATAGATAATACGGACTTTAggtttatttaaattgaaattatggaaattttgagttttaagaaaaaaaattaaaattcagtgacaatattgaaaaataaataaaattgaatgACTGTGGGTGAAAAAATAATATATGATAATCTAGAAACATGCAATAGCCGGTTATCGTGATTTTAATGATACTCAAAATGAAGTTGAATGAGttttaactaaaaaattaaagtcgagtaatttttatgaaataattcATAAAGTTAAGTGATTCCGAATGATGAATTACCCCATTTCTGTATTGCTTCACATAATTGAATATATAAATATTAGGAAACTAAAAATGCTCTTCAAAAGGAAATCATAAAGTTTAAGGTAGTTTTtctctatatttttttttcttttactctTTAGAACTTGAATATATTATGCTCTTGATTGTTTAAAATTTGTAATGCTATATGCATATCTGCCAAATAAACCTGTAGATTTATTTGCTACAATGTGGTGCTAAAactattttttttcaattaatataaattttagacAACTCTGAACTAAACAGATGTTGTGAAATGATATAACTACCCATGAAAAATCGAGTAAAATGGTAAAATTGCTTGCT
It encodes:
- the LOC131178286 gene encoding 40S ribosomal protein S5-2-like, with the translated sequence MAVALAVAIVTIEPIQPYNEIKLFYRWTFEEVQILEIGVTDYIRVQLAKHSTYVPHTAGRYSVKHFKKAQCSIVERLTNTLMVHDRNNGKKLIAIRIVKHAMEIIHLLADQNPIQVIMDAVINSGPREDATRIGSAGVIRRQAVDISPLRHVNHAIYLHTTSALEAAFKNIKTIHSLIFRTINIFYAYFLS